From the Anaerolineales bacterium genome, one window contains:
- a CDS encoding hydantoinase B/oxoprolinase family protein, with protein sequence MKTDLIRLEIFKHLFASIAEEMGAALQRASFSPNIKERRDFSCAVFDAQGEMIAQAAHIPVHLGAMPLSVQAAIRRLSFEEGDMVILNDPYQGGTHLPDITLIAPVFAEGQLAGFVANRAHHADIGGMAPGSMPIARELVQEGLILPPVKLLARGELQPAVWEIILRNTRSPEERAGDLRAQIAANQRGTARFGELIAANGLPEVQHYAAALLDYTERLTRALIAGLPDGRFEFEDALDDDGIVDEPLPIRVSIQIEGDQAMVDFAGTAPQAQGSVNAVYAITLSAVYYVFRCLVDSEIPNNTGSLRAIRVLAPEGSLVNASPPAPVAGGNVETSQRIVDVLLGALAQALPAHIPAASQGTMNNTLIGGWDAARGRAFTYYETIAGGMGARPAADGPSALHSHMTNTLNTPAEAMEYAYPIQVLCYELREGTGGAGRLRGGDGLRRDLLLQAPATASLLSERRQSRPYGLAGGGPGAPGENVLIRDGSEQPLPAKGEVALRAGDVLSIRTPGGGGWGVDS encoded by the coding sequence GTGAAGACCGATCTGATCCGGCTTGAGATCTTTAAGCACCTCTTCGCCTCCATCGCCGAGGAAATGGGCGCGGCTTTGCAGCGGGCCAGCTTTTCGCCCAACATCAAAGAGCGGCGCGATTTCTCCTGTGCGGTCTTCGACGCTCAGGGCGAAATGATCGCCCAGGCGGCGCATATTCCGGTGCACCTGGGCGCCATGCCGCTTTCGGTGCAGGCTGCCATCCGGCGTCTGTCGTTTGAAGAGGGCGATATGGTTATCCTCAATGATCCTTATCAGGGCGGCACGCACCTGCCGGATATCACCCTGATCGCCCCCGTGTTCGCCGAGGGCCAGTTGGCCGGCTTCGTAGCCAACCGGGCGCACCATGCCGACATCGGCGGCATGGCTCCCGGATCGATGCCGATCGCCCGCGAGCTGGTGCAGGAGGGGCTGATCCTGCCGCCGGTTAAGCTGCTGGCCCGCGGCGAGCTGCAACCTGCCGTGTGGGAGATCATTCTGCGCAACACGCGCTCCCCAGAGGAGCGCGCCGGCGACCTGCGCGCCCAGATAGCCGCCAACCAACGCGGTACGGCTCGCTTCGGCGAGCTGATCGCCGCCAATGGCCTGCCCGAAGTGCAGCACTATGCCGCGGCGCTGCTGGACTACACCGAACGCCTGACGCGGGCGCTGATCGCCGGCCTGCCGGACGGCCGCTTTGAATTCGAAGATGCCTTGGACGATGACGGCATCGTCGACGAGCCGCTACCCATCCGGGTCAGCATCCAGATCGAGGGCGACCAGGCCATGGTGGACTTTGCCGGCACGGCCCCGCAGGCGCAGGGCAGCGTCAACGCGGTCTACGCCATCACACTCTCAGCGGTGTATTACGTCTTCCGCTGCCTGGTGGACAGCGAGATCCCCAACAATACCGGCTCGCTGCGCGCCATCCGCGTGCTGGCACCCGAGGGCAGCCTGGTGAATGCCAGCCCACCGGCGCCGGTGGCGGGCGGCAATGTGGAGACTTCGCAGCGCATCGTGGATGTGCTGCTGGGCGCGCTCGCGCAGGCTTTGCCCGCGCACATCCCCGCCGCCAGCCAGGGCACGATGAACAATACGCTGATCGGCGGCTGGGACGCGGCCCGCGGCCGCGCCTTTACCTATTACGAGACGATCGCTGGCGGCATGGGCGCCCGGCCCGCGGCGGACGGCCCCAGCGCCCTGCACAGCCACATGACCAATACGCTCAACACCCCCGCCGAGGCGATGGAGTATGCCTACCCGATCCAGGTGCTGTGCTACGAGCTGCGGGAAGGCACGGGCGGGGCCGGCCGCTTGCGCGGCGGCGACGGCCTACGCCGCGATCTGCTGCTGCAGGCGCCGGCCACAGCCAGCCTGCTCAGCGAGCGCCGCCAGAGCCGGCCCTACGGGCTGGCCGGCGGCGGACCCGGCGCGCCGGGCGAGAATGTGCTGATCCGCGACGGAAGCGAGCAGCCGCTGCCCGCCAAGGGCGAAGTGGCCCTGCGGGCGGGTGACGTGCTCAGCATCCGCACGCCGGGCGGCGGGGGTTGGGGAGTTGACTCTTAA